CATGAAGGGGAAAATTTATTCAAAAGAGTTGGGGATTGATCTTAAATCGGGAAAAGAAGAAGAAATTTTTAAATGGTTTTTGGCTTGTTTGCTATTTGGAAGGCCAATTCAACAAGAGGTGGCCAAGAGAACCTATTTTGAATTTGAGAAAGAAGGGGTTTTGAGCCCAGGAAAAATTTTGGAAGCTGGCTGGAATAAATTGGTTGAAATTTTGGATAGAGGCCATTATGTGAGATACGATTTTTCGACGGCAACAAAATTGTTAGAGATTTCTGAAGAGCTGAAGCGAAGATACGGTTCTTTAGGTGAACTCTTAAGGCAATCAAAGAATCGGAGGGATTTAGAAACGAGGCTTCAGGAATTTAAGGGGATAGGGCCGGTGACAGTAAGGATATTCTTAAGAGAGCTCAAGAATTGGCAGAAAAATAAATCGAAATGATAGAGATAGACGGTTCAAAGAAATCAGGAAGCGGCACAGTTTTGCGTTATCCGCTTATACTTTCCTGCATTTTAAATAAGGACCTGCATATTTACAACATCCGCGCCAAAAGGAAAAAGACCGGACTACGGCCGCAACATCTTAAAACAGTAGAGGCATTTAAATTTCTGAGCGGCGCAACGGTCGAAGGCGCAAGCCTTAATTCAAAAGAGATAACATTTCACCCAGGAGGGAACCGCATAAAGTCCGGCGTGTTCAGTTGGGACATAGGGACTGCTGGCTCAACAACCATAATGGGTCTTGCACTGTTGCCTTTGGGATTCTTGGCTAGTGGTCCGTCTGTATACATAATCTCTGGCGGCCTCTTCCAGGATTTTGCGCCCAATGCCTTTCACACTGAGTATGTTTTGATGGAGCTGCTGAAAAGATTTTCACTCCATGCGGATTTAAAGGTAGTAAAACCAGGTTATGTGCCCACGGGGGGCGGGAGTATAGAAATTAAAGTAAAACCGGTGGAAAGAAAAATCACGCCTTTAAAACTGACAGAACAAGGCAAAATTACAAAAATTGAAGGAGTTTCACTTTCGTCCCATCTGAGTGAAAGAAAGGTTAGCGAAAGAATGGAATCCGCATGTAATAACGTATTGAACAAGAGAGGACTCAATGCAGATATAAAGATAATAAATGACAAGACAGCAAAACAGAAAGGAGCTGCGTTAGCAATATGGGCGCTGACCGACACCGACTGTATCATTGGTTCGGACATGGCTGGAAAAGTTGGAAGGACTTCGGAAGAGATCGGTAGGTGCGTGGCCAGGAATTTATTGGAAGACCTGGATAGCAGGGCAACTGTTGACAGGTTTATTGCAGACCAGATCATAATTTATGCAGCCTTAAGCAACGGCGAGAGCCAATACATATTCCCGAAGATTACTGAACATATAGAATCCAACCTCTGGCTGATTAAAGAGATTTTGGGAGTAGAGATTTCGATAGAAAGGAACCTCCTTAAAATTAAAGGCATTGGCGCTGGGAAGAAGTCTCCTTATATAACCTGAAAGGGACCCCAAAAATTTTCCGCAGGCAAATTTTAAGCCCGTAACAAAAATTACGGGCTTTTATTTTAGCGGGCCCCTGCCCGCCAATGCTTTGTGGCGGGCTGTCTTTGCTTGTTTCTTGTTTATATTGGGTTACTCTGGTTTTAGAGGTATAATAATTATTGATGGCAAAATGTAAACTCTGTAATAAAGATTCACCCCTGATTTCTTCCTGCCTAAGCCTTTGTGTTGATTGTATTCGCAATGATTTTAAATCCGCCTTACCTTATATTCAACGAACTCATGCCCAGGCACGCAAAGCTTTTAATTTACCACCTCAGATACCTCATGACCCAGATGGTAAAAGATGTAGCCGCTGTGTAAATGCCTGCCAGGTGGGGGCTGCGGCAAAAGGCTATTGTGGGCTACCTATTGACGCCAGGCTTGAGGCGTCCTTGATTTTTTATTATGATGCCTTACCGACAAATTGTGTGGCGGATTGGGTGTGTGCTGGTTCGGCTGATGTGGGATATAAGAATTTAGCAGTTTTTTATAATGCCTGTAGTTTTGATTGTTTATTCTGTCAGAACTGGAATTTTAAAGAAGCGGATTTAAGTAAAAAGATGTCTGCTCAAGATTTAGCCCGGAGAGTAGATGAGAGGACTGCCTGCATTTGCTATTTTGGCGGAGACCCCACACCGCAGCTTCCCCATAGTATTTTAGCCTCGCGCATTGCCGGGGATTTAAACAAAGCAAGGGCCTTAAGAATATGCTTAAGAGACTAATGGCTCATTGTCCAGTCAGTATTTGCAGAAGATGGTGAGAATTTCTCTTGAATCTGGCGGCTGTATAAAATTTGACCTTAAGGCCCGGACAGAGAGTCTGCATATTGCCTTATGCGGTAGCACCAATAGACAGACCTTAGAAAATATTAAGCTTTCCGCTAGCTTTATGGAGAAAAGGCTTGATCCTGCCTTAATTGTAGTAAGTACACTTTTGGTTCCTGGATACGTGGATTTATATGAGATAGAAAAAATTGCCGGATTCCTTGCTGATATAAATCCTGAGATTCCTTATAGCCTCCTGGCATTTCATCCCCACTTTTTGATGATTGACCTTCCGACTACTTCGGCCGCGCACGCCCAGAAAGCAAAAGAGGTCTGTCTTAAGACCGGCCTGAAAAATGTCAGGATTGGCAATGTCCATTTACTAAGTGAGCATATACAGTATAAAAAATGATTAGCCTTCCTTTTGACCCGATTAAAAGAGCTCAAGAGATAGAGACAATAGTAATGCAAGACACAAAGAGAAAATATCACCGTTTTAGACCAGCTCCTTATTATGGTGGCATTGCCACTGCGGATGCAGTAGGATGTTGTTTCTTGTGCGCATACTGCTGGAGTTATTTTCGGATACTTCAGCCTCAAAAACACGGTAAATTTTATAGCCCTGAAGCGGTAGGGGATAACCTGCTTAATATAGCCAAGAAAAAAGGATTCAAATATGTCCGCGTGACCGGTTGCGAGCCAATTTTGGGAGAACGTTCTTTAGAACACCTGGTTAAAATAATTGATAGAACGCTACAGACAAAGAAGGATTTGACTTTTATCCTGGAAACTAATGGCTTGCTTTTAGGTTTTTATCCTGATTTTATTGAACGCCTGGCAATTCCTCGGTTAAGTATAAGAGTAGCACTTAAAGGCTGGGACCCAGCCAGTTTTCAGGAAATCACCGGCGCAGAAAAAGATTATTTTGTATATCCTATCATCGGCATAAAGAAGATGCTCCAAAAAGGTCTGCATGCCTGGCCAGCAGTGATGTTCGATGTTTTTGGAGAAGAGGGCGTGAACAGCCTTAAAACCCAGATGCAAAAGCAGGGATTGAAATGCCGGATGGAAACAGAAGTACTTGAAAAATACCCTTATGTGATGGATAATATATATAAAAGAGGTTTGATTTTGAAACAATAAAGGGAGGTGAGGTAAAATGGCAAAGTTTTTGATGCTGGGAAAGTATTCTGTGGAAGGAATAAAAGGAATTACTGCTGAGCGCACCAAG
The genomic region above belongs to Pseudomonadota bacterium and contains:
- a CDS encoding DNA methylase → MKGKIYSKELGIDLKSGKEEEIFKWFLACLLFGRPIQQEVAKRTYFEFEKEGVLSPGKILEAGWNKLVEILDRGHYVRYDFSTATKLLEISEELKRRYGSLGELLRQSKNRRDLETRLQEFKGIGPVTVRIFLRELKNWQKNKSK
- the rtcA gene encoding RNA 3'-terminal phosphate cyclase is translated as MIEIDGSKKSGSGTVLRYPLILSCILNKDLHIYNIRAKRKKTGLRPQHLKTVEAFKFLSGATVEGASLNSKEITFHPGGNRIKSGVFSWDIGTAGSTTIMGLALLPLGFLASGPSVYIISGGLFQDFAPNAFHTEYVLMELLKRFSLHADLKVVKPGYVPTGGGSIEIKVKPVERKITPLKLTEQGKITKIEGVSLSSHLSERKVSERMESACNNVLNKRGLNADIKIINDKTAKQKGAALAIWALTDTDCIIGSDMAGKVGRTSEEIGRCVARNLLEDLDSRATVDRFIADQIIIYAALSNGESQYIFPKITEHIESNLWLIKEILGVEISIERNLLKIKGIGAGKKSPYIT
- a CDS encoding radical SAM protein, with amino-acid sequence MISLPFDPIKRAQEIETIVMQDTKRKYHRFRPAPYYGGIATADAVGCCFLCAYCWSYFRILQPQKHGKFYSPEAVGDNLLNIAKKKGFKYVRVTGCEPILGERSLEHLVKIIDRTLQTKKDLTFILETNGLLLGFYPDFIERLAIPRLSIRVALKGWDPASFQEITGAEKDYFVYPIIGIKKMLQKGLHAWPAVMFDVFGEEGVNSLKTQMQKQGLKCRMETEVLEKYPYVMDNIYKRGLILKQ